TTACTTCTGGGCTTTGAGTTATAGTTTTGATCTTAATAAGGCCAGATTGGCAGTTCCTAAGTCTAGGGAAATGATCATTTTTAAGGGAATCCCAGAACGTTTTTGTATGACCCAGGCTTACCTGTTTTCCTTCTTTGGTTTGTAGACTCCTCTTCACTTGGCAGTGATCACCAAACAGCCAGAGATTGCTGAGACGCTCCTGAAAGCTGGCTGCGACCCAGAACTCAGGGACTTCCAAGGGAATACACCTCTGCACCTTGCTTGTGAGCAAGGCTGTCTGGCCGGTGTAGGAGTGCTTACCCAGTATTGCCAAACCCAGGACCTCCTCTCAGTGCTACAGTCCACAAACTACAATGGTATGACTCCAGCTATTCTACCACTCTTCGGAGGGCGGCCCTGGACAAACATTAGAATTGGCCTACTTAATACAGCTTAAAACAGAATCTGAGCCCAAGGCTGGGAAAGAACTTGCCTGGTATCTAAAAATttgagacttttaaaaatgttatctgtgGCTCTCTTATCAGTTTAATTTAGTTAGGGGAGCTTTACctaaggggggggggagggtctgGCTCCTAAAAATTCAGAAGACATAGCTCCTTTCAGAAAATGAGGTGAAAAGTCCCCATTCTGGGAGTAGCGGGAAATGTTAGGGTTAACATGAATGATGATATTCATTTTCCTTCCCGATTCTTGCAGGTCACACGTGTCTCCATTTGGCTTCCATCCGAGGTTACTTAGCAATAGTAGAACATTTGGTGTCCTTGGGAGCTGATGTCAATGCTCAGGTGATtataacagtttttaaaatggTTGTGTGGCAAGGATGCAGAAGGGTCTACCGTTTTTGTAGTACTTATGtccacccctctcccctttcccccaaatgTGATTTACTTCATCTATTAAGCATCCTAATTTCCTCGAATCACAGGAGCCCTGTAATGGCCGGACTGCCCTTCATCTTGCCGTAGACCTGCAGAATCCTGAACTCGTATCACTCCTGTTACGGTGTGGGGCTGATGTGAACAAAGTTACCTACCAAGGTTACTCTCCATACCAACTCACTTGGGGCCGAGAGAACACTACTATTCAGAAGCAGTTGGGGCAGCTGACCATGGAAAGCCTGCAAATGCTTCCAGAGAGTGAAGATGAAGAGAGCTATGACACAGAGTCAGAATTCACAGAGGATGAAGTAAGTACCATTGCAACACTTAGTGATCCCTTACAACACCCtctaaaaaaagttaaattagaACTAGGACAAGTGTGGCATGTTGAGAAGATCACGCTCTTTGGAAtgaaaggatctgggttcaaatgctcaCTCTGCTGTATGTTATGTGTCTGATCTTTGTCAAGCCAAGGCCTTTTTTGGGTCTTAGTTTCACGTGCTGCAGAATGAGGAGATTGAACCTCTGAGagctcttctggctgtatatcttatttcttccttgttcccttGGGGCATAGTAGCTCTAGCCCTTGGGAGTAAAGCAGAGGAACATAATTTAGGTTTATCAACTCATcacaaaatgaatgttaaatcaAATCTTTCTCTTAAATATTTTCTACTTATAAAAATGCCAAAAGATTCACCCATGTCCTAAGGTAATTTTATAACTATCTCTTGGCTTAATCCCCCCCTGTTAAGGGAAAATATTGTtacctttttttaagaaaaaaattgtataaTGGAGAAAGAAGTCCAAGAATTACTGAACTTTTTGTCATTGAAGTTCTAGACATTAActtgccttttttctctctttttagttGCTCTATGATGACTGTGTGATTGGAGGCCAGCGCCTAGCATTATGAACTGAATATAACCAGAAGAGCATGAAGCTCTACTCTGTATAATTTGtacaaaaagatattttatttttctaaaaaaacttaaaaacacaaaaaaaagtaCACACAAAACTATATAGGTTTGCTTGAAACACATTATTGTAATAGAAGGGTGTCTCACATCCTGTCCTTGTGAATTCTTGGCATGTAGCAAGGAAGAAAGTTCAAAGAAAATTTCCTAAGAGGCATATGGGGTTTTTGGAGAGTTCTTCTAATGTTTGGTTTTCCCAAAAGAATTGTGTCTTCATTACCAAGTATTTTACTGATTGCTCATTGTGGATTCTAGTGGCTGACCAAAGCTGCTTTCTGTGATTGTTAATAGTCAGATGAACTGAAAGGAAAATTTTGAACTTTGTTAAAGAATTGGCTTTTGATCCTATTACTTTGTCAGTGATGATTACACCCTCTTGTAAATAGTGtatattatgtttattttgttgGTAATGTTTTggtacttttaaaatgtatatttattaaaCAGATTTCTATGTGCAGGATCATCCTAGTTGGTGGTTTCTCTATTCTCTTTATAGATGATAGAGGATTCACATCCTACTCAAATTAATCCTAGAGTCAAGGgagagtgtatatatatgtgtgtgtgtgtgtgtgtacatatatatatatatatatatattccagaGTAGAGAAGAGTAACAGTTAATTACACCCATTAGGATACCCTGGTCCCATTTGTTGCTTCTGAGAAACATTTCACACACCAACAATCTCCTTTTGGCAAATGATTGAGACAGAGGTAGCAAGCATGTTGGGGTCAATATGAGAATGACAAGCGATGGTCTATACCTTTCCCAGTTAGGAAACTTAATGGGGTTTGATGCTTTTTTTCCATCATTGCTGTCACTTTGCAAAAATCACTACCACCTACCTACTGCAGTGTAATAGAAAATACAAGCTTTTGTAT
This region of Trichosurus vulpecula isolate mTriVul1 chromosome 3, mTriVul1.pri, whole genome shotgun sequence genomic DNA includes:
- the NFKBIA gene encoding NF-kappa-B inhibitor alpha; this encodes MFHVLRQPQEENPQEQGMESPRDGLKKERLLDDRHDSGLDSMKDEDYELMVKELKEIRIQPQEAQPGPPQEPWKQQVTEDGDTFLHLAIIHEEKTLTLEVIRQVAGDLAFLNSQNNLQQTPLHLAVITKQPEIAETLLKAGCDPELRDFQGNTPLHLACEQGCLAGVGVLTQYCQTQDLLSVLQSTNYNGHTCLHLASIRGYLAIVEHLVSLGADVNAQEPCNGRTALHLAVDLQNPELVSLLLRCGADVNKVTYQGYSPYQLTWGRENTTIQKQLGQLTMESLQMLPESEDEESYDTESEFTEDELLYDDCVIGGQRLAL